DNA from Fundulus heteroclitus isolate FHET01 chromosome 17, MU-UCD_Fhet_4.1, whole genome shotgun sequence:
AGAGCGTCATTAAAGTTCCCGCTTGGGAGAAAACCTCTCAGGCGGGTAAATAAGCTAACGCGCCAGCTGTTATTATACGTTCAGGCCGCGCCTCTCCTTCGAGCTGCATGACACAGCTCTCCTCACGCTTCCTCGTTCCACAACCAGCCGCTTTATACCAGCAGGCAATCAGACTAAAATGCTGACaatatcaaatagatgaagCAGTAAAACGGCCAGTATGGCGAGTAAACATAAGCAAATCAAAAGGAGGATGTAAAGAAAGTGCGTTCAAACATTCTGATGCAGTgagaaatatttcattttgctaagtttcatcatcatgacacacatttcttaatccagtctaatagGTTACTTCCTCTCCTTTAAATACTAGAaggacatttgttttttttggcaccatcaaccaatcacagctcttaaaaggcagcgtcacacctagcaacaggTTCTCCTCAGCAGGAATTTTTAGGCTGAGACAcaagctctctgagaggactcttaGAATCGTTGTGTATACGGGCGCTGATCTCTATCTGCTTGAGCTCTTATGCAATGTGGTGGAACAGGACATTCGCACCAGAGATGTGCGGATGGCAAATCTGCGTTAACCGCGTGATGCATTCACGTCAAAACAGATCAAATTCTTTGGAATATTTCCAACACCTTTGTCAATCTAAGCCATTAGGAACACAAGAGTCCTGCAGGGAAAAGGGTGCCCATCCTGGTACCAGCATGGTGTACCTATTAAAGTGGCTGTCGAGGGTAAATGTGGGTCTTCTTCCCTTCTGTGCCATCAGTAGTGTCATATTGCAGGCAtatattttcacagcaagaaaatataataaaaagggTTTTGTAGCAGACCTGAAGGAGGCGCTGCGGCCGTGAGACAACTTTTGCGAATCCATTCTTACCCGGAAAAAGTCACAGCTGAGCTGCAGTTTGCAGTCATAGATAGCAGAACGTAAACTCCCTGGATTTACCGGTGTAGCCGGATAGTGCATGATATCTAGAAAGTGTCGCGTATGCAAGTGATGTATGAATAAGCACTTTTAGTAGTTTCTATTTATAAATCTCCCCCGATGCTTGTTTTTTTCGTATAGAGTTTGCTTCTGTTAGGACAACTACATTTGAGAAATCACAACAACAAAGACCATAAAGCTTCACCTTTAGTACATAGTTGATACCTTTAAGTGTTTAATAGGGAGAAAATCAAATTTGCAgtttccccccaccccccatcttgctctttaaaaaaaaattatcaagaTCAACACCATGGGAAGCTTTCTTGTGTCACCTGAGACACGGCTGCCTATCGCTGGGCTCACGTGGATTATGGTGCAGAACCAGTTTCAGCACCGCAAGGAACCTAAATCATTAAAATTCTGTGTGTACACTCGCATTTAACCTCACATGAATATTCTGCAAGAAGGACGTTTGACCGGATCCCACAGCGGTCCCAATCAAGCTCCCAGATTTTACACCCAAACAGGAAACGGCGGGCGTCAGACAGGATAAAGTTCgggtgaatttcagaataaaataaaactgtaaacaaaatggaAACACAGAAACAAGTGGAAAGAAAGGATGAAATAGCATATTTATCCGCAAGAATAATGAGTTTTGccctagaaaacaaaaaacatgtatatGAGGGACAACAACAGAAAGGACCGCATGTACCTCTGTTCTCGCCAGTCTCATTTCCACAGCCAGAACCGCAGCTGGCTGCTGCTTCCCTAGCAGACGTGAGAGTGGAGGTTTGCAGCAAACTGGAAACTAGCTTTCAACGGTTTGTTGTCTGGTGGTTGGCGTGTCAGATACTATAAAaacctgaccccccccccccccccccccccccatttcctCTGATGGAGTTTGGGGTGGGGGCTGTCTACCTGTCAATGCTCAGACCATCAGCTGCATCAAAGTGGTCTGCATGGCTGTCCGCACAGGGGGAATCCTCTTCTCTAAATAACGCACAAGAAAGCCTGCAAAGTTTGCTAAAGACAAGCATGTCTGAAGACACGCATCAGTGGAACCATGTCCTGCGGTCTGATGAAACCAAGACAAACATATTTGGTTCAGATGGCGTCAAGTGTTTGCCATGGCAAACAGATGGGGCGTAAAAAGTCAGGTGTGTCTtgtgtcaagcatggtggtgggaggGTCATGGAGTGGGGAGCTGCAGTTCACCGAGGGAACCATGAACGCCGACACGTACCATTACATACTAAAGCAGAATGTGATCCCCTCCCTTCAGAACAACCCAAATGGCTGCTTCTCAAACTTTTAGCACCCAACGCACAAAATAACTGactaaaaaaaactgacctgGTGGTGGCTGCAAACAGTAGTTGCTAATAAGACATGATTCAACAAAAGCCGTATTTTATCCACTTACTACACcttcaaaaaaatattacaattgttttcaaatctgattttttgtaaatattatgTCAAGTGCTCCCGTATGGCTCCCaaactttaggaaccaccagtctCAGATGTGTTTGCTGCAGGCCAGCCTTCAGAAAGGTTTGCTCAACACTGCTGAGAGCCTAATAACAGGATGTGGAGAACCAGCTGACAAACTGGTCAATCTCCCAAGATTTGGTACCCAGAAGGCACCGGGGCGTTGGACGGCTTGTAAATCTGAGAACAAATGGAAAATGGGGAGGTTATGGGCACAGACTTCCAGCATTTCAGCATAATTTAAGTGGTTTTGGAGTACATAATCACAGTGGGGGCCCTCACTGGGTTGACTGGCACGGCTCCATATCAGAGTTCCTGCATGTGCCTGAACCACAGGAATTAGGCAAGGAGTGTGACatgatttaaattcaaaaacaaTGAATGTGAAACCACCAccttcaaacacacacagacatataccccccccccccctcctctccttcccTCCCAGAGCTGCTTTCTTTTCTCCTCGCTACAGAGGCTCGATTAAACCAGACACATGTATGAGAGGAATTTGGAGACTTCTGAGGGAAAACAAGAGCTGGTCTTTGCTTCAAATCATTTATGGAAGTGTTACGCACACGCCGACCCCAAGGACTCACATTTTTAAGTAACACTTCTCCAAAAAACAGTCCCACGCTGCTGTATGACACatgaaaaaagttaaacatataaaagtaaaaaaaaaaaaggaaacgcaGTTTTTGAAACATCCATTTCAAGGCCAAACGTGCTGAAAATGTGACTCCTGACTCCCCCGAGTCCTCATTAAGATGCCAAGATTACATTAAAATActtgccacacacacacacgtccatgtatttaaaaaaaaaaaaaaaaaaaaaaaaggttaaaataatgtatatttGCATTTACTTATCTTGACCTAAAACTTTTAGAGCCCAGTGCTCATGACTTCTTACTATTTTGGACAACACGTGGCACAAATTAAGCAACTTACACACGTTACAGTACCTTGAGATCGCAttccacattttttaaaatcacattacaaccacaaacctgagAGCATTTTATTCTGCGAGACAAGCACAAGTCAAAAATTATGCTGTGCAAATTTAAATCTGAAAGATAGCGCAAGCATGAATATTCGACCCCTGTGAAGGAAAACTTTCTTGCAATACCCTTCATTACAGTTAAAGCTGTAGGACTTTAGGGTCAGGTCTCTCCAGCAGTTTGGCACATTTGGTTAAACTTAAAATGTTGCCCATTCAtcgcaaaaataaataaataataaaaaataaataaacaaaaacggaTCAGTGAGACTAATCATTCGGCTCCACTCACTTGGGTTTAGTTCTGCATGCTTTGTTCAAAGCCAGTTCATTGTAGCCACACATGTATGTCGGCTAAAGAGGCAAGGCAATCATTTTACGTCACACATACGCTGAAGCGGGGACCTTTCAGACCAACGCTGAAGAATCCCCGGCCCATAACTTTAGAAAACTAACGATGGCTTTCATCCTGTCATCAAACCATACACAGGCTTTGGTCTATTAGGTGACCAAACCGGTGGATTGGATTTTTTCAGGGGTTTCAGGATAAAAAAGGGGCTTAAAACAAATGTACGCCGCACTTATAAGATTAAGATCTTGAAGACTTTAAGATCCTTAACTTTTAAAACATCATGCATCCGTTCTAATAACACGTTGTTCTGAAGTTGGATAATTATTCAAAGTATTGTGTTAAAGTGTAACGGTTGGTTCTTTAAAGTGCCATTAGTGTTGTTGTCGGTGTTACACCTAgtggcaacaacaacaataacatatGTTAGACTTAGTTACTTTCGTCCCAACTTTCTCATTTTCCAAAAGTAAGACAAATGAGAGCCCAGATCACAAAGATGCGTCGCTTGGGTGCCGTGGAACCAAGTGGAACCGAGTGGAAATGTGTCCCACTCACCTCATTGGACGGTATGCTGACAACACCTGTTGATCTCCTCTTTTCCCTCAGCTTCCTCTTCTCGATCTGTCCTTTCCCCTTCCTTGCGCTCGGCCCGGggttcttcttctccttccctTTGCTGGGCGATGGAGACGGGCTGTCCTTGTCGCTGTCGTTGCACGCCATCATCGCGCTGGAGTCCGGCGAAGCGCACCGGGCTTTCTCCGTCTGAGGCGGGGCCGTCTTCAGGTTGCTCCCCTGGGCGGCAGGGGTGGAGGCTGCGGGCGCGGCCGGGTGGTGCGCCTCTTCCTCGGCTCTGCTCAGCGCGCCGCCGGACGGGGACCGAGCCACcgcggaggaagaggaggaggaggtgcggCAGTTCCCAGCGGAGGCGCTTCGGTCCGGGTTGCCGCTGCTGCTGGGGTTCAGGGGGACACCGGAGGCTGCCGCAATGTCCCCCAGCATTTTGGCCCTCATTTTCTCCCGTTTCGCCTTCCACTCCTCCAAAAAGTCCGTGGCTGCGTTTGACTTGAACCCGCCTGTAGCCATGATCCCTTCTCTGCTTGGAAAGCGGCTGAAAGTTGACTTGAAGTTGAAATTAGTGCAAACTTCCAGGTCTGGGCAGCCCTCCTAATGAAACCGCATTCCTCGAGCGATTAACTCTGGAGCTGTTGACAGGttggaggaaaaataaaatcagtctcGCTGAAAACAAGAgtttaagtgttttttgtttttttttaaaggcgtTTATAACTAACCAAAATGTTTGTCTCGCGCACACGCTTTTGAAGAACGCGCTTCacttcaaagacaaaaaaaagttacttttagaCTTATTAAGGTGTTTCTGTTTCAGCTCATCTCTGTTAGACGCCACATGTTAGACAGAAgagaaaagtgaaagaaagagaCTCACCTGTCGAGCTGCTTCTCTCGCCAAACTGCTCGCCTCGGTCCCACCAGGTGTGACGGCGCTCGGCTCAGATCGGCGACGCCGCAGTGCAGCGCTGGGAGACGCTGCAGGCACGCACCGCGAGCGCAAGCGGCAGCAGCGGCGGCCGCGGCACTTCCGGTGTTGTGGCGAAAAACGTCGCCGTGTTATCAGCAGCGGGTTGGGCGAGAACGCGCACGTAAAGGGGGTTCGACTTTTACGTCAAGCACACGGGTTCATACATACTTTTCCCGTACCGTTTATTCCGCTGCAAATAAGATAACAGGAATAAAGTCTAGACCGGGTTACATTTAGCGCAGCTTCGTCTCACCTTGTCGTCACCTGCACACGAGATTTGATGCAAATCCCTCCAAAAAATAACAAGAACAGCTATACATTTTCTCCcatgataaataaatactgcTGCTTTCATTTTACACTTAAAAGCATCAAAGCCACCAGACTGCATTCAGCTGCAACAAAATCTacgttttattgggatttatcTTTGATGCCccaatttaaagtaatacagcTTTTTTTGAAGTaaacgtaaaaaaaattatacagaaagtttttgaaatgtacaaaaataattgtttcacCCCTCTTTAAGCTGATACCCATCGATACCCTCTGAAAGTACCTAGTCAATAGACCGGACtcatgtttaatttaatctcatgATAAATAGAGCCGTTAAGTGAAAGCATTAGACGGTAAATGGATttagataaagataaaaaaataaaccagacgGTTCAGGGATGATGGGAAGAAGCTTTAAACAGGCTTATTTGATTAAACAATATCCGAAACTTTGAACACCTTACGGAACACTGTTCGATTCAACATTTGAAATTCAAAAGGATTAGGCCCAGTTGTAATAGGCCTACTACCAAAACATGGCAGTTCACCTAAACTAAGACTGGGCAAGaaaagtattattaaaaaataaataaataatgggggtggggggggggggggatctgttGAAATCAAACACGAGTCCTTTACAGAACAACATCAAGAAGAAGGCTATTGTTGAAGGAAAGCCACGAGAAGTCCAGTTTGCAGTTGTCCACTGGTCAGGTAGGGGACACAAAACAAACGTAGGAGGATGCGCTCAGGTTTAAATGATTACGTTTTGTTCTACTTGCAAAACGCAGAGTGGACAGATATGGTGCATGCTGGGACGGgactctagagcaggggtcccCAAAGTGTGGGTCAGGACCCCCCACGGGGTCTTCAGATacaaaacaatgtcggactccgtaattttctctggtcccctgcctgatctgaccagtgatgacatgtttagccgcatgtcatcattcaaccactggttgtctaggtggtgtcctgaaaacgacgtgggctacattgataactggcaaactttctggggaaaacctggtctgatcaggagagacgggattcatcccactttggatggtgtggctcttctttctaggaatctggccggatttattagttctcctaaatgctgacaatccagggtccagaccaggaagcagagctgtagtttaacacatctctctgcagcttctgtactgttacccacccattatcctattgagacggtgtctctcccacggccaaaactgaatagatcaaaaactattcagtttcatttgttcattttcatgAACAAATCATGAAAATCTAATATAAATTAATACGgctcaacttgaaccaaaaaataaaacaattaaatgaggtctattaaatataagtaTAAATATCTCTCTCGAAAgattttgttagttaatgaattgatttctgataatcagattgatttattttgtctcacagaaacctggcaacaagaggactacgttagtataaattagtcaactccctccaattattcaaatttccacattgccagatctgtgggaagaggaggaggagtggcaaccatctttcagtctgatttattaattagtcccaggccaattaataactacagttcttttgaacatttaaccctcagtttccctcatccaaattgcaaagtaataaaacctctcctttttgttgttttgtatcgtccaccaggcccttacactctttttggatcagttgtcagacttcttatctgatttggtgataaacactgacaaggttattattgtgggggatttcaacattcatgttggcacagaatgtgataaccttagtgtatcctttaaaactatcctagattcaattggatgtgctcaaaatgtgcataaaccaacactctcttgccttcatactttggaccttttgctgacatatggcattgattttgaagaattaacagtatttcctcacaaccctgtcctatctgatcatttttaataacatttgagtttaatctaactgagttctccacccccaaagagggttccattatagtagatctttatcggacaatgctgcatcaaactttaaagagtctgtcccccttttaatatcgtcagtattgcagaaatgccctgcagatagcagcaatgttgtttcttcccattcacaaatagatgtatTTGTTAACGGagtgacttcgtcattgcgttctgcattagacaatgtagctcccttgaaaaaaaatggtgattattcacaggaagctgttaggaatgttaggaaattggagagaaaatggcagtCTACACActaagaggaatcctacctaatctggagggacagtctattgttgtatagaaaggcccttcgcagagttagaggagcatatttttcatcattaattgaggagaataaaaataatcctagatttctcttcagtacagttgccaaactgcTCCGTTAATCCAttcattcccttagctcttagcagtaatgactttatgggattcttcataaataaaattgattccatttaaaataaaataattggcattcttccaaacatgattacctcgtcctcagtaagtgaggcagcgttggaggaatctttagaacctgcgcaacgtctgaactgtttagaagcattaaagctttctgagctatctaaaattttagctttatcaaaaccttctacctgtatgttagacccaaactgtaccacaggcttttaaagtaccTGTTATtcaacctttacttaagaaaccatcttttaatcaagatgagttagtaaattacagacctatatctaatcttcttttcttatctaaaattcttgagaaagtagttgctaatcaactttgtaaacatttacaaagtaatgacctacttgaggagtttcagtcaggcttcagagctcatcatagcactgaaacagctctggtgaaggtcactaatgatattctcatggcatcagataatggacttgtgtctatacttgtcctgttagatctcagtgctgcatttgacacagttgatcacaatattctcctacaaagacttgaacatactgtagggattaaagggaaagcattaggctggtatAAAttttatctgtcggacagattccagtttattcatgttaataataaatcttcctcaaactctagggtcacctgtggagtaccatatggttcagtccttggactaattctctttactatatatatgcttccgattggcaaaattatcagacagcatgggattaatttccactgttatgctgatgacactcagctatatttatccataaatcctgatgaatccaatcaattacttcaactgcagtcatgtcatgatgacatcaaaagctgaatgactttaaatttcctgcacttaaagtctgacaagacagaagttgtaatctttggaccagagtcctcaaaaaataaacttcttaatcaatcacttaatctggatggcattaacttggcctctggtaatgaagtaaaaaatcttggtgttatttttgacctgtttaatcccatattaaacaggtttccagagtttccttttttcacctcaggaatattgccaaaattagaaacattctgtccagtggtgatgctgaaaaactagtccatgcatttgttactttaaggctggactattgtaattctttactatcaggaagtccacaaaatgcagttcaaagtcttcagctgatccaaaacgttgcagcaagagttctgatcaaaatcaacaagagggatcatatttctccaattttagcttcccattattggcttcctgttaaatcaagaatataatttagaattctccttctaacgtataaagcccttaataatcaagctccatcatatatcagagctctgattaccccgcatgttcctaacagagcacttcgctctcagactgcaggtctgctggtggctcctagagtctctaaaagtagaatgggaggcagatcatttagctatcaggctcttctcctgtggaaccaactcccatttttggtccgtgaggcagacaccctgtctacttttaagactaatcttaaaactttcctttttgacaaagcttatagttagagtggctcatgttaccctgagctttctctatagttatgctgctataggcttaggctactggaggcagatgaccgttcacactgagtctggttctggttctgctggaggttttccgtcccgttaatggggagttttcctttccgctgtcgcttcatgcttgctcagtatgagggattgctgcaaagccatggacaattatgtgttataacaaaaaaaaatgttttaaataattaaaactatgtgtgtatgtatttaataatggaaataaaaaaaattcagtttataAAAGTTTACTAAACAAGCAGCTCATCATAAAACCAAAGCAGACATTAAGGAACAAAAACTAAAGCTCTGTCCTGAAACACAACCTAGACCTGAAATCAATCAGCCTTTTCAGCTTATTAGccagaagatgtcagaaagcCTTGGTTTAGACTGCAGTCCTCAGATCCCAGGGGGTTTAATATAATTAATTGCAAACACCTATTAGCAACACAGCCCTGCACTTGTTTGTtggttcctcctcctcctcactcctATGACTCGCATTATTCTGTCCTTCTGCATCAACTCCACAACAAACATACATGGCAAACATATCTGTTTGCCATGTATGTTTGTCAGGGATGGGATGATAGGGTCATGTAGAGAGTGTTTGCTAACCTGCTGCAGGCATGCCTCTCAGTGCAGTGTCGTTACTGGCCTGGCTGGCTGTAATCACTGACCTCATCCAGTAAAGAACTGCggtactgcagtttaaaaaaaataataataattttaaaaaacagcagaaaaaaatctttatttttgccACCTGCTTCATGCTGCGCATcaccacaacttttttttttttttttttttttttttttttaaatcactgagTAGAGAAATAAACGGTTCGGCTGGTCGGGAATCCTCCTGAACCTCCCAATGGCCACCCCGCCGCTGGGTGTGATTGACTTTAACCACTAATTCTGTTAGACACTGTAGAGTAGACCCCCCGCAGCCTCCTTGCCCGTTCATCAGACCCCAGAGATGAACTCTCCGCATGGCCTTTCCTCGTCCTGCAGCTGCAAAGGGACGGCAATTCCTCACACGGTGATATGATAATGGAAAACCGCTTTTGCGGCACagatttttaatttctatttgttttttttttaactgcttgtGCCCCCCATGTGTCATAAAAGAAACCTCCCTGGTCGGCTGCCTTGTTCACCCTGTGCCAAAAACCGCTACTGGGGCTCAGAGTGTGATATTCAAATCcagcatcagtgtctgacctcacagaTGGACGTCCGAAAGAATGGTGCCAACTCTGAATCAACACTCTCCTAAGAAATGTTGACAGCCTTTCCAGAAGAGTTGAACCTGTCATGGCTGCAAACGGTGGACCGACGTCATTATTAACCCCTATAAGTTAATAGAGATGTCAGTAGAGTTCGTGCATGTGTGTGGAGGCAGACAAGAAAATTATTTTGGCAATCACTGCTGCACATGGATCATTCTTTTCCATCCGCAGGGTCTCTGTTAATCCCAGATTAGCggattttcatcagaaaaaaTAATGCTCCCCTGTTAGTAGCTACGTGCCAATGCACAACTCGGCTTTAGCAATGATGCATGGCATTCCAGATTCTTTCAATTATTTCAAATTCTGACATTTTTACCCCAAGCCGTGGTTTAAAAGTGCCATTGGATTTCACGACCAGAAATCTAATTCCatgctgcaaaaacagacctacaACTTGGCTCTGCTCAAGGGCACCAACCTCATGTTAATAACTGGCCGCCAAGGGTGCATTTGCTTTCATTACCCAAACCTAAATCTTTCCTAAAGGATGCATTCAAATCTTGATAGTTAGGCTTTAttactatttccttttttggcCATGAAGCTCCGCAGACACGACACCCATCCACACCCCACTGGTGAAGTGGAAGCCAGATGTTCAGCCATTATCTTTGCGCATGCCAGCCCTGATACAGATAATGAGAAAAGCAGGGTGGAGCAAAGGAGGGAGGCACCTTTTCCTAAAAATAAACCCTGATGTATGGACTAAGGTCACGCTGCTGcatttttaacatatttggGCTTTCAGTTGGAACAAAAACGGAGGAGAGGGCACAGAAAATTGAGCACTGCCTTTCCATGCCAACGCAAACACCTCTGTCCTGCCTCTAAATAAATCACCAGAGCATTCCAGCATTCTGAGACTGTGTGGAGAACTTTATTTAATAATTCTCCAATGCTTTAAACCC
Protein-coding regions in this window:
- the pawr gene encoding PRKC apoptosis WT1 regulator protein, which translates into the protein MATGGFKSNAATDFLEEWKAKREKMRAKMLGDIAAASGVPLNPSSSGNPDRSASAGNCRTSSSSSSAVARSPSGGALSRAEEEAHHPAAPAASTPAAQGSNLKTAPPQTEKARCASPDSSAMMACNDSDKDSPSPSPSKGKEKKNPGPSARKGKGQIEKRKLREKRRSTGVVSIPSNEVSGTHFHSVPLGSTAPKRRIFVIWALICLTFGK